One part of the Cottoperca gobio chromosome 14, fCotGob3.1, whole genome shotgun sequence genome encodes these proteins:
- the fam222ba gene encoding protein FAM222B, translating into MLACLPGPGDFPLQLLPHTQMNTGHQKWDTTQRMRSAPFPTPAELDAFAKKVANNPLTIKIFPNSVKVPQRNHVRRTVNGLDTSGQRYSPYPSSQASAKTGLLAVIKVPTVKGILKDFDGSRARLHPEVVMNSPTGPYQVASTSTLNHHPSLPNLTRLQQNLPLQPQNAPQTLQMPLPQQQGHNQSLRHPPPMAQHPQGPPRLQTLSQHPALCHSQGPPTVMLLQQQHLQQQPPPGLQGSRKLPDGEVPPNVTVSTSTIPLSMAAGLHQGHQANLSTIVHQINQFCQARAQGAGATSMCEGQIANPSPISRNLLISACSRASMHSNPATPGFPPHNCIIVPQDKATAPVGAHPPHSVAIMNHMPSNHNDLKQQQQQQHHLQQHLHQQSQQQQQLQHNAQQQKMCSWNQHQLSHVPHIQNGGTHLCKQPSRDPAFHFKGMGYPSEVCVGQPYTLKPPVERPTPSPPVVNNNIMPGHMAHYTNGHYFQSHIWNSSILPTPNSDSSGSQDIAMPFHGAGPGGCTTLDCGPPGAPHYMLGPSSSSSQTNLMQTADYLGGDFQTPYFRDQNLGLMGKMHRPPLSRVGPEVGDGRTALIQHPGYR; encoded by the exons aTGCTGGCCTGTCTGCCAGGGCCAGGTGACTTCCCCCTCCAGCTTCTCCCCCACACGCAGATGAACACTGGACATCAGAAAT GGGACACCACACAAAGGATGAGATCCGCTCCGTTTCCAACCCCTGCAGAATTGGATGCATTTGCTAAGAAGGTCGCAAACAACCCCCTCACCATCAAGATCTTCCCCAACAGCGTCAAGGTCCCCCAGCGGAACCACGTGCGGCGTACAGTCAACGGGCTGGATACGTCGGGCCAGCGCTACAGCCCTTACCCTTCCTCTCAGGCCAGTGCCAAGACAGGCCTCCTCGCCGTCATTAAGGTGCCCACAGTTAAAGGCATCCTAAAAGATTTTGACGGCAGCCGGGCTCGCTTGCACCCTGAAGTCGTCATGAACTCCCCCACCGGACCCTACCAAGTGGCTTCGACCAGCACTTTAAACCACCACCCTTCTCTGCCGAACCTCACCCGGCTCCAGCAGAACTTACCCCTTCAACCGCAGAACGCACCTCAGACTCTACAGATGCCCCTCCCTCAGCAGCAGGGTCACAACCAGAGCCTCAGACACCCTCCCCCGATGGCCCAGCACCCTCAGGGCCCACCCAGACTCCAGACTCTGTCTCAGCACCCAGCCCTCTGCCACTCACAGGGGCCCCCTACTGTCAtgcttctgcagcagcagcaccttcAGCAGCAGCCACCACCCGGCCTGCAGGGGAGCAGAAAGCTGCCAGATGGCGAAGTACCGCCTAATGTTACCGTCTCTACCTCAACCATTCCACTATCCATGGCAGCCGGGCTGCACCAGGGGCACCAGGCCAACCTGAGCACCATCGTGCATCAGATCAACCAGTTCTGCCAAGCTCGGGCTCAAGGCGCAGGTGCCACCTCCATGTGCGAGGGCCAGATCGCCAACCCCAGCCCCATCAGTCGCAACCTGCTCATCAGCGCTTGCTCTAGGGCTTCCATGCACAGCAACCCCGCCACCCCTGGCTTTCCGCCACATAACTGCATTATCGTCCCTCAAGACAAAGCCACTGCCCCAGTGGGAGCTCACCCCCCACACAGCGTGGCTATCATGAACCACATGCCTTCCAACCACAATGAtctcaagcagcagcagcagcagcagcaccacctgCAGCAGCATCTGCATCAACAGagtcagcagcaacaacagctaCAACACAACGCGCAGCAGCAGAAGATGTGCTCTTGGAATCAGCACCAGTTGTCTCATGTACCCCACATTCAGAACGGTGGGACCCACCTCTGCAAGCAGCCTTCCAGGGACCCCGCCTTCCATTTTAAGGGCATGGGCTACCcttcagaggtgtgtgtgggtcagCCTTACACACTGAAACCTCCCGTAGAGAGGCCCACGCCCTCTCCCCCCGTcgtcaacaacaacatcatgcCCGGCCACATGGCCCACTACACTAACGGTCACTACTTCCAGTCCCACATTTGGAACAGCAGCATCCTACCCACACCCAACAGTGACAGCTCCGGGTCTCAGGACATAGCCATGCCATTCCACGGTGCGGGCCCAGGGGGGTGCACCACGCTAGACTGTGGGCCCCCTGGGGCTCCCCATTACATGCTAGGACcgagctcctcctcctcccagacTAATCTGATGCAAACGGCAGATTACTTGGGTGGGGACTTCCAGACGCCCTACTTCCGCGATCAGAATCTAGGGTTGATGGGCAAGATGCACAGGCCTCCTCTGAGCAGGGTAGGTCCAGAGGTCGGGGATGGCAGAACCGCTCTCATCCAGCACCCAGGGTACAGATAA